The genomic DNA catagcgtatgtacagtatgtaggagACAGGTCGACACAAAGGACCAAACCAAGGAGGGGAGATGCTGGCTCAGGCGATGCATGAGGGGCTGTATTCATGACCACCAGGGACAGAGGGCCGCGGCCCGTCATCTGAAGCCCACCTCCTCGTTTGCACTCCAACAAACGGGggagtaaacacacacagagcagacagtACCGTACCCTCCTCACCCTCACTCACCTCTTCATTCAGTCTGTTGCCCTCATACTGTGTCGGTGGCAGTGCCAATAGAAAGGTGAGAGTAAGtgaacggggggggggggggggcaaaaaaaaacagcacggGAAAGTAATTCAATCCTCTAGCTCACACAATGCTAACTCCTCATTCAACCTCGCCTGTGTACATATTGCCCTGAATCgcacttaaaggaatagtttgacatcatcttgccaagagttagataagaagattgataccactcgtATGAAGCTaggagatggttagcttagcttgacATAAAGGCTGGAAGCAGGCAGAAACAGCGAGCCTGGTTCTGTCTGAAGGTAACACAATCTGCCAACAGCACctctaaaactaaactaattaaCACATGCcatgtgccagactatttcttaGCAGGGGGCAATTCTTGTTGTCAGCGTGTTGACGTCGGTGGTTGGCATGTATGCCGGAGTCAGCAGTGAATTAAGAGTGTTTACTGCAGTAGTACTGAGCTGTAGATTTAAGTTGCGCTTTCTGTTAGAAAGTAGTTTTAAGTTGGTTTTTGTACACTTTCCATTCATTGTTAATAcaattttagtttttgtttgcaCACATCCGTCGCCCGTCTCTCCTTCCTGGGTAAATTTTATTGTTACTACCTctatcccggacgagcccccaattgTTACGTTCCCCCGTttaccataggaataacatgtatgaattttgaaaatggatgTAGTTCCTCTTtaagcttgctaattccacttTCATGTTACACTGGTTGAGaacacatgggagaagtttgccttcagGTCTTTCTGCCAGAAGtctccttaggtttaggcaacaaacctactCGGTTGAGTTTAGGGggaatcaatcttctcatctagctCAGCAACAGAGTGAATAAgcctatttcccaaaatgtcaaactattcctttaaattctTTAAATTGACtaacataaacaaaacattgaaTATCCTCATCTTTGTGCCTGTGCACCTCAAAAATATGTTGTGCGTTGACAGCTTTTATGCATTTGTTAACATGATGGTGGTGACAGAGAATGAAGAAGACAGTGTGAACAGCTGTGAGCCACAAGAGGACAGACAGTACCTCTACATCAACGTTAGGGGAGCTCTCTCGGGGGTCGTAGTCGTACAGGGCCACCATTCTCCGCGTTGACATCGGATGTTGACGGCCACTCCGCCTGTTCCTCTCTAcggagaggaaaaggaagacaagacagaaaagaaaaaaatatcagtGGGAATAATGTGAAAACTTTACTGAACGATGTGATGACCAGTGACGATGCATAATGCAAGTCCAACAAGCTTTCCCATCTGATCATCTGGCTTAAGGTGAACTACTCCTATGTTTATCGTTAGGGAAAGCTTAGCGACAGGACATATAGTGTAAATTAGCTAAAAGCAGTTCACAGATGAATAAGGATGGTGAGAGGTGAATAAAAGCAGTAAAGATGAAGCAGAAGAGCATCTCAGTGGACACAGACCTCTCTTGGACTTTCTGGACCTGCGATTTATTGAGCGGCCATCTTTGAAACGGTCACAGTTCACTTTACAGGAAAGCAGAAAAACAAGTGGGAAGAGTAtaggaaaggagacgtgtgtCAGTAAAAGGCAGTTCAGTAGAGCATTAAGACACAGAGGGtataagggcaaaaaaaaacGATGTCTCACCTAACTTCTCCACAGGAGTGTTGAGTGGCAGGAAGCCCTGTTTAAGGAGCTGGTCCATCATGTCGTCATCCTCCGTTTGGATCTCAGAGACCATGTTACAGGGGATCAGACCCACGCGGTCTCGGACCTCCGCCCTGTAGAAGCCATCTGTGTCTTTATGCCCAAAGACCTAAAGGCACAACAAAGTGTCAGGGGACAGGACGGACACCATAATACCTGCAACTAGGACTGGCATTACTATTACTACCATCTACAAGTTATTCTGAAGGTATAAGCTAagaccagaggtgggaccaagtcattgttttacaagtcacaagtaagtctcaagtctttgcactcaagtccaaAGTGAAGACTGACCTTGATGATCTGGCCCTCCTTGAATGGCAGCTCCTCGTCAGCAGCGTCGGGGTTGGGCGACATGGACATGGGGTCGTAGTCGAACAGAGCCACAAACACACGGGTCATCTCCTCCGGCTCCGACTCCTCGTAGTAATCCAGGGAGCGTCGTCCCCGCCCCTGCCTGCGCCCGCCAAAGCCGTCTGAAACATAGAGGAGGCCTCTGCTGCTACTACCAGCCTTATACAGCCACGCTGGCTGTAGAGGCAATGAGAGCAGAAGATGTCTCTTTGTTAGAGCTGACAGGGGAGAGGGCGATGAGATGCATGTGTGAAAAAAGAACCAGAGATCGAATGCGATAATTACGCTTTTTAGTTTTAATCtctttgaaaaatgttgtattcACACACTAAGAAGCAAaaggatgctttttttttttttttaaaaggctcAATCGAAGCACATCGGGGTTCTTCGTTCACACATCTCTGCTTGCTGGCGTGAGTCTCTAAACACACTGATAGCACAGTACAACACAGCACAGACGGGAAACACAAGCAGATTTTGGGGGTGCAAAAGGGGAAAACTGAATGACTGTGCACACCAGGAGGACACAAGTAACACTGCACTATTGTTCATTGCTGTTTCACTGCCTTATCTCACAGAGGCTGATCAACATGCATGCGTTCCTGGGGATTGGACATGATCAAATGCAGGTGCACGGTCATGCTTTTTAGGCCACATCTGGAAACAATGTGCAGCGAAAGAAAAGGGCAACGTTCCCAAGGGAGATGACACATCAAATGCCCCAGCAGTTCCTGGCAGCGCAGATATCAGTGAGGGAGGAAGGGATGAACCTGATATCCGATCCCCATGCTTCTCATGGATCACCATGTTGAATGTTTCAATGGCAGATTGTAAGTCTGAATGATGGCTCAGAGATTGTGCAACCAACGCTAACCAAGCaactgaaatatgtttttttgaaaGATGTGTTTCAATGGCATGAAACGTGTTTGATGAACCGAGTGATTCCAACAAGGCAGTCTTTCCTTCTCACTGTATTGTTAAGGGGTCATGCAAAATCAAAGCAAACGGGGCTACTGGCTCCTGAAGGCGggaggagaaggaaaagaggAGGTGGCGGAGAAGataaggaagaggaggacgggtTAAGTTGCGGTGGATATGGAGGGTGAGCGGGAAGAGTAGGAGTGAGTTGGGGTTTCTTGGGATTGAGGGTGTAGGAGTACATACAGGGAAGGGATTTTCATTCTCCAAAAAACGGGGAAAAGTGGCCAGTCTTGTCTTCCCCCGTCAGCTTTATTCAGCTAAGCTAAAGCCCAGCACAGAACCACCATTATCACTGCATGTGTTCAAGAACGACTCTTTGGCCTTTGTCAAGGTGAATTGTCAGCTGCGCCACATACCAGATTGATCCTCTGAGGACATAGATCGCCATATCCTGCGCCGAGCTACACTGCCATAGTAAACATCCTCCTTGACGGGTGAGAGGTTCCCCTCACTCCCCTCACTGTTACTGTCCATGGTGATCTCTACAGAAGACACCAATCACAACGTTACGGTCAGAGAtcccccgcacacacacactctgctctaCCCCATGGCCCATTCACTCATGCTGAGAACAGTAGGATGATGAGGTTGCCCTGAGGTGTGGGGGGGAGGTGGGTGTACAAGGCAACAGGTTTTCACTCTGGAGTCACTGGGTGTAAAACAGCAATGCTTGCACTGTTGCGGGGGAGGTTCAAATTGCGTGGTAAACATGTTAACCCACAGTAAACACAGGCATAGGGAGTGTAACTTTCCTGCATGTGAACATTTTGGCGAATCCAGCTTGTGAGGATGGACAGCTACGAGGCGCGCAAACGCCCCACAAAATAAAGGTCTACGTGGTTGTTTTAAAGCTCTATGGGCAGAGATGTACAGCTCGGCTCACATGGGTTAAGGGAAACACATGGTATAAATAGCACAAACATCAGTGGCCCTGCAGGTGGGGGGATGACGCGTCTCCTCGTGTGGTGACCTCACTAACCAATGGATGGGATGGGCCGCTGCTGAGGGGGGTTGCCGATGTGAACCCTCCCCGACCTCCCCGAGTGGTCCAGGCGGTCAGCGTTTCCATGAGACGGTGAGTTCCCAATGATCTTTagaggtaaaaaacaaaaggcgAGAGGTTAGAGCAACAAACCGCCTGCATCGTGAAGATAACACTTAAAAGAATCCCACAATCCTgttaaaacaactaaaaaaccATAAGAGCAAATGACTTCCATTTGTCCTTAGGGAGGcaaaataatagtaaaacaaaTCCATAAAACAATAATGAAACCCAACAAACCATCAAAACAAGTAAATCAAATCAACCCCCAACACAACAACATGGactgaggggaggggggggtcagGAAGGGTCAGATGTTTAGCTAAAGAccatttgtttggtttgttttgttctgtGCATGTCAGCTCCTTGATGAGAAAAGAAAGCAAATGGcagcacaaagagacagaaatgaTGAGTAAAGAATAAAGAAGAAAGAGCGGATGAGGAGAAACAAGAGAAAGTGGAGTGTGATCGAGAATGGATAGAGATGTGGTTAGATGAGCAAAGCCATTATAGCTTCAGCCTGGGGCTTTGTATTACAACAATCAAAACATTTAATAGATGAAAAAATTAtgaaggacatttttttttttgctgaaacaaGTGAAAGAGACAAGCAAGAGATGATGTGTATGGGTTGAAGGCTAAATGAATCCCCGCAGGGCTGCAGAAGTCTCGATCTGGCCTTGAAGCAATGAAGATGCTGAGATGAAGAAGCGCCAAGCACAAGGTGGAGCGACACAGCTGCAGCTCTAGAGGGCGACACATGGAGAGCAACAAATGGAGGCCGGCAGGGGAAGAGAAGAcgggagcagcgcgtccccccTCCCCCATGCACCGCACAGAGACTGTCCTCTTAATGGAACCTTTCCCCTCAAAGACATGAGAAGTCAAAACTTCTTCAAAGTTAAATGGCCTTTAGGTAATTGAAAGCTTTACTTTAAAATCCACCTGACATTCTGAGTACAAGCactcaaaataaaacatcaaatcAGACCGAACGTGAACATGTGAGCACTTgtcagaaaatgaaaatgccaaatgaaagaaagaaaagagggagggggggggataaccgtaaagaaaaacagacaacaTTAAGAAAACAGAATGGCTGCAGCTTGCTGATGGAAAGTACAGCAGAAAGTCTGAATCACACACCAGCGGCTGGTCCCGGTTGAGCCTGGACAAAGACTGGGCCCTAGCCTCCCTGTGGGGGCTGTAATAGACCCTGTCCAGCTCGTTCAGCCGGCCCTCGCTCAGGGCCCCCTCCCTGGAGTAGTTTCGCTGCCCGGCCTCCCGACCAGGCCCAAAGTGCTCCCTGTTCCTAAAGTCTCCCGTGTGTACCGACTTGGCTGAAGTCACTGGGAGGTCAGAGTACTCCTCCTCCATGCTGCACTGGCGGGTCAGAGTTCTCTTACGGCCCATAGCCAGCGCCCGCCTCTCTACCGGGCCTTCACAGTGAATGATGTGAACGGGCCCCCGCATGGGGCTGCCGTGAGCGTAGTACCCTCGATAGCCCCGGCCCAGAGAGCCTTCTTCCTCACTGCCGCAGTCCAAACCGCTGTCAGGACTCTTTGTGTTCTGGCGGTTGGGTCGCACCAGGCTGCGCTCGTCCGCGGTGTAGCAGTAGCGACTGTCGGTGAAGCGAGGGGAGGAGCGTTGGCGCTGCAGGTGGCGGGAGTTCTTGCCGGGGGCGTGGTGGTTGTCCTGGGGGTACATCCTCCGCTGAGTGTGCGGCGTTCCAGGCCGCCCGCCGTCTTCGAAGCAGATGCGCTGGCCCATGCCGTCCACGCAGTCCGACTCTTCCTCGGCCACCTCGGGGATGCTGTGGAGACGCTTGCTGCGGAGCGACTTCTGCTTCACCACCTCCCTCTGGAGGTCCCAGCAGTCCCTCTCCTCGGCTAAGTCCTGACGTTTGTAATACGCCTTCAGTCGCGACCGGGAGGCAAAAGTTCCACAATTTCATAGTTCAGTTAGTCAGTTCAATTCAAAAAGGTTcagtttagattttttttgtgcgGAGGgttgaaaagtgttttttttcggAGGTTTTAGAACAGGCAGGAAACAACACAGTATGTGAATAGAACAAATGGGGggaaagacaaaataaagacagaattAGTTATTTGTGGCAATGTAGTAAGACATGCAGTCTCATTCCGTGAGGAGGAAATGACATGCTCTGAACAGGAATCTGTGAAGACTCAAAATGTGGAGCAACAACTGATAAACAGAGCATGTGCACGGAGGTTAAATGTGGGAAAGGGAATGTCGCTTGTAAGAAATTAGAAATATCCAAACAAAAagtaatggtacatgtccacagggacGTTGTTTATCACAAGGGATTGCCTTGCTTCTCAGCactggacgcttgatgggctgccaaaAGACACAAGACACTAGGGACCTGATTGGACgacacgctaccagaatgcattgcatggctTCTTACATAGACGTGTGCAGGACtatggacatgtaccataagtGACAGGCTTAGTTAGTGCCACGGGTGAGGGATAAATGTAAACATCAACATGAATGAAatgaagtaataaaaaaaaaaatacaaaataaaaacatgaagctGAGTGAGTGGCAGAATCAGCTGCTGAGGACATACTGGAGTAGGACACTTCTTTAGCAACAAACGTAGTGAAACATACACAACTTCCTTCAATGTgctcacagaaaacaacaacagaagcaAATTTGACAATTCATCTTATTATCTTATTTCCTTAATAtctaattaaaatgattatatcACTGCtatacatattttaaaataatactgtttttacagaaatataaaaggGGGTGGATAATGTGCAACAGTGATTTACAAATAGATGGTGATGACAAAAAAGAGGTGCAGCATTGGTGTATTTAAATATACCTGAATCTACCAATGATTACCCCTCATGAACACCACATTGCTGTACACATTGACACAGGGATTACCTGACTAAATTTGTATTGACTTCTGGTAGCAAGTCTactttaaagcctctgaacagcCACActggtgttttcagttaatctggctgattagacctctgacTGTGTGGGCGTGTACAGACTGTAATTGAGtgacatcttcctgagtctcctgttagctttgttgcaCTTGTTAGGGCGGGACTAATTACACCTCTATCACTCTTATTGGTTGATGAAGATTCGTGACCTCATAGATTACCATCAACCCGaacagaggtctaatcagccggAGTAACTGAAAACAGTTGTTTGGGTTTACAGAGGGTTTAATACAGAGGACCAATCAACCACTACGGCATCCCTCACTCTTATAAtaggctcgttggagatgagCCGGGCCTGCGCAGCATCGATCACCGGCGATCGCCGCGCAATACATAcgggttagatttgtgtccgacttgatgccgacttgctctgacgtcatgcacacgtgggcaacgatgacCTCATGACATCGAGGCGGCCAGTGTTAAGAGGCaccgcagttgctctccaccgactgcaagagacagggcatgatgggaaacgcctggctgtcgcctgatcaaagagctgattggctcttagttttgacagcaaacaccacgtgttgtagaacgtccgaactttctgtgtaattgtaatatttaacgctagattgtaggctattagtctcatgttgtgtaATAAAGAAGTCATCTGTAAACAAacatatcttgtgtggttgataataatcataataataattatgataatgaaggttattcatatagcacttttcaaatcgagtgctcattacaaagtgctttacaaggcagacataaaaataataaaggatagaatctAATGCCAGATACACACAAATCTGAACGTCGTCTGCAAACTACAAGTAacctacagatcggatctaacaggatgtaACTTTTCCTgtaacttcctgtaaattcaTTGAATGCTGCTGGAAACgtctggaaactgtccgacttgaccgcagctttttgtCACCACCCgtctgctgctgccgcctgatgTCGTCTATtttccaggcgaggcgcagttcatctcgaacgagcctaatACTATGATGCTTTTGTATCATGGTGGCATATTTTACACCTTTACATCCACACATCCCCGCTGACAGACCAAATGAAGACAGGATCACGTTAAACATTTACATCAACAATAGAAAAATTAAACATTAGGACATGACAGACATAAACAAGcgtgaatatttccatttaagTACTCACTTAAATGAGATTCCCATGTGCACTTGATATGCCATGACCCtttgatacagtacagtatgttaaaaATGTGCACTTCAATATCACAGTCTAACATTTGACTTGTAACACTCCTTTTGGTTGCAGAATAAAGAGCATCAAAATGCAATGCAAACCATCAGTTTACAGCCTTCCCCTCTGGCATGCGGTACAGTTACAGTTATGTATACACAGCCATTCCCATGAGCTCAGCCGTGATTGACTAAAGCAGTGCTGGAGGAGTGGGGGGGTGTGTAGGAGCAGGCTGGGGTGGGGGAGGCTGATTCAGCTAACACAAGGCAGGGGAGCTCAGCCGAGCAAAGCCACGTCGGGCCTGGGTGTAGAGCCTGTGAGAGAGACTTTCCCTCCCTAAACCCCCGTCCTCTCCACCACCCCATCTCCTCCCCCTGGCCGCTACAGACTGAAGGTGTGCAGTACGTACCTTAAGAGTGTTGTGAGAGTTGATGCTGCGCCTACGGCCCTCCTCCAGCTGCATCTCAGAGTAAAGatcttcctcgtcctcctccattATGTCGGACAGGTCCGAACCGCGGCTGCTCTCTGTGTGGTACTCCTCACTGTGGCTGTAGTGGTGATGATGTTGCTTAgggaaaaccagagagagagttTAAAGGGAGCGTATTAGGTAGTCACTTTTATATTCTTATGTTTCTATCTTGTGAGGAAATGCTTACGCACTACAGAGACTCAGAATACCACAATGTTGTCACCTAAAGACTCTGACACCTCCATAAAAGTGCAGAAGCAGCTATAAACTCCAATCGGCTGGCCAACATACAGAGCTATCTTTAGCTTCCGATATTGATGTATGTAAACAAGTTTGGCTGATTTCCACTCAAAGCCGGAATGCGGTGTTCACAaagatgtgtgtgttggtgtaaaCTCTTGTATAGCTACACATtaggcctcatgcaagaacttTCTCTTACTTTTTTTGTAGCATGAGCTCGTACGAGTGTGCCACGTCAGATTCAGCAAACGCTCCTAACTTCAGATAACTGTGTAAATGAGCTGTgtaaacatgatgaatgccACCTGTGTGTAAATGAGCGCGCGTTCGTGAGAATTGTGAATTAGCATAATTAAGGCCTCAATGATACCATATAAGGCTACGCGTCCTGCCCCATTCGTCTGTCTCTGTGAATATATCAGCACGCTGTCCAAAGACACGCTCTCCTCCTAAAGAAGTTAAGTCAGCCATGACGCATGGCCGGTGGCCTCATTATTTACAGAGACAAATTAACCTTCAATTAGTGCATATTTTAAGTCGTTTTGCAGTTTGAGatgttcatattcatatattgTAGTGTTATACAATAGCAAATGTAATGTGTTATACATTTAGAATTGTATTATAATTTGAATTGCCGAGGATAATGTCAACATAATTATTAAGTTTAATTTCTATAGGGTTTTCAAATTCAAAATTGCCACTAAAGAAACATACAATCCATTAGTGAAAAAGGTTTGGATAACAGCAGACTCATTGCACATGACTCCTACGACAGGTCTGGACCACTCATAAATTGTGTTCGTGCCTAAGAAGAAATTCAAAATAGGAGAAAATTGGTGAATGCAAGTGCAAGTTCTCCTGAATCACTCGTGCAAGCCACTTAAGAACAAATCTGTTCATACGAGTTATTCTGGTATCAGGCCCATTGTGCACTAAAATGATACAAAAGTTTTGCCAAAGTAAAATTTCAGGTAACTGGTTTCGTTAACAATTTTCTTCCTTCCCTTAAAAGTATTTGTAAAAATGATACAAGATCCtagaaaatacaataataatactcATTAAGAGGGGCTTCAATTTGATATGATGGGATTTGCCTACATGTGTCGTTACTGATTCCACATTTTTCCCAGAAACAAGTGATACGCATCTTCTGATTGTCTGCTTGCTGTGTTTTCTGTAACGTACCTGTCTGCCCAACTCTGAGCCTCTGAGGAACTCATCCACCGaggctcctctcctcctcgcaTGAGGAGAGTCGTagccgtcctcctcctcgtcagAGTTGACTGGATGCAAGGAGTTACCTCGCTCACTAAAGATGTTCCTTTTCTCAACCTGgtaaaagaaatgttattaaGATCAAAATAATTTAGTGTAACATTCCTACAATCATAGTTTTTTCTCTCAAACAAGTGGGTGAGCTATTTCAACTTTCCACTAATGTAGTTTCATTATAATTTTCATACGGTTCTATCTTGAAACCAATACTTGTTGTGATGATGGCTTTTAAAGCAGGCTGATTTTCAGAAACAAGCGAAGTCATCTTATCATCCTGACAAATATTTCCATTTGTCTCAtgaaaaatctgatttaaaggggaactacgcctattttcaaaattcacatgaattttgaaaatgagcgtagttcccctttaaaggctCAATGTTAGATTCTATCACATGAAGATGAATACTGTACCACGCACCCGGTTGCCCTCGGCAAACACTCTCTGGGCAGCTTCCCTGGCCATGGCCTTGGCGATGGTGTTGGTGATGGGGACTCCCTGAGGCTGTGGCAGGATCCTCTGAGGAGAGGGCGATCGCCGTGGCTGGAAGTGCGGCGGCTCCAGGTTGGGTCCACGCATGGGGGGCAGCGGAGACGGGGATCGCTCCCAGGGCTGGGCTTTCCGCATGCCCACCTCATGCTCTTTGGTTTCTGGCTCTCTGGCACTTACTAACGGTTTGGACGTGGGCATGGGGTGGCGTTggaaatgaggaggaggaggaggagggggctggCAGACGGGCTGCGAGTGCGGTTGTGCGTGGGGCAGCGTGTGGGGCTGGGATCGAGGCAGAGGCTGCACCTGGGGCTGGGGGTGATTCGGGGGGTACGTTGAGGGGTAAGGAGGGTGGGTTTGCGAGTGCACCGGTTGGGGCGGCGGGTGGGTCATAGGTGCAGTGGTTCGGTGGGAGAGGCGCGGGGAGCCCAGGAGATTGTTCGGGATAATGGCCACGGGCGAGTCCTGGGACTCTCCTTGTGTGGATAACGTCCTTACAATGATTTCCCTGGCCTCCAGACACTGGATCCTGTTTAACTCCACGGTCACATAGTCTGCTGTGGGGTATAAGACCTCTGCTATCTGTATTCACAAAGGAAGCAGAAAGTCCTTACCAAAGGGCAATTCAGAATGTCAGCATGCAAAATACTTACTCTGAAACCCTCCCATCATACAAACTTCATGCATTTCTAGCTCTCATACCTGTCAGCTGAAGAGAAATACATcattattaaagaggacctattacgcttttatgcttttttcctttcttttagtgtgttatatagttttttgtgcatgtaaaaggtctgcaaagttacagaGCTCAAAgtcggagtctgaagagtttggtttggttgaccaatcacaacaatgggccagctgaccaatcagagcagattaGGCTTtacgggaggagggggaggagcttaaacagagcgtttcagacaaagggtgaaAAAAGGTGCTGCAGAACAGTCG from Sebastes fasciatus isolate fSebFas1 chromosome 6, fSebFas1.pri, whole genome shotgun sequence includes the following:
- the rimbp2b gene encoding RIMS-binding protein 2 isoform X10, coding for MREAAERRQQLELEHEQALAVLTAKQQEIEVLQKAQVEAKKEHEGAVHLLENHLDSMQAKVRELEEKCRSQSEQFNLLSKELEKFRIQAGKFDILSTEPLTVCESPGSPNKSLSQLLNGLAAPIGKGNEAPTSRSLISEFIRPLQISGDKPELLSVKPTFLTRGRVSSPAQGFLPEMDKELSSTTRSKPRFTGKVRLCIARYSYNPYDGPNEHPEAELPLVAGKYLYVYGTMDEDGFYEGELLDGQRGLVPSNFVDFIQDGETTSVQHRDTVAKEPGYLNHSSLGSQRLKVGTGTVTGISSLLSDSKLSTSSLGMDLLGSSSNGTGTLDVSTDEVGEDIVPYPRRINLIKQLAKSVIIGWDPPVVPPGWGSISGYNVLVDKELRMSVPYGGRTKSLLEKLNLATNTYRISVQSITDRGPSDELRCTLLVGKDVVVAPYYLRVDSITQVSAELSWMPSSSNYSHTIILNGAEYDMVKAGGYKYKFFNLKPMTVYKVKVVAQPHQVPWQLPMDQREKKEISVEFCTQPAVCVLCSSGPPLPPQEVQVQCGQTPGVLQVRWKPPLLTSSGTSNGASVIGYAVCTKGQKIAEVLYPTADYVTVELNRIQCLEAREIIVRTLSTQGESQDSPVAIIPNNLLGSPRLSHRTTAPMTHPPPQPVHSQTHPPYPSTYPPNHPQPQVQPLPRSQPHTLPHAQPHSQPVCQPPPPPPPHFQRHPMPTSKPLVSAREPETKEHEVGMRKAQPWERSPSPLPPMRGPNLEPPHFQPRRSPSPQRILPQPQGVPITNTIAKAMAREAAQRVFAEGNRVEKRNIFSERGNSLHPVNSDEEEDGYDSPHARRRGASVDEFLRGSELGRQQHHHHYSHSEEYHTESSRGSDLSDIMEEDEEDLYSEMQLEEGRRRSINSHNTLKAYYKRQDLAEERDCWDLQREVVKQKSLRSKRLHSIPEVAEEESDCVDGMGQRICFEDGGRPGTPHTQRRMYPQDNHHAPGKNSRHLQRQRSSPRFTDSRYCYTADERSLVRPNRQNTKSPDSGLDCGSEEEGSLGRGYRGYYAHGSPMRGPVHIIHCEGPVERRALAMGRKRTLTRQCSMEEEYSDLPVTSAKSVHTGDFRNREHFGPGREAGQRNYSREGALSEGRLNELDRVYYSPHREARAQSLSRLNRDQPLIIGNSPSHGNADRLDHSGRSGRVHIGNPPQQRPIPSIDGFGGRRQGRGRRSLDYYEESEPEEMTRVFVALFDYDPMSMSPNPDAADEELPFKEGQIIKVFGHKDTDGFYRAEVRDRVGLIPCNMVSEIQTEDDDMMDQLLKQGFLPLNTPVEKLVNCDRFKDGRSINRRSRKSKRERNRRSGRQHPMSTRRMVALYDYDPRESSPNVDVEYEGNRLNEEAELTFCAGDVITVFGEIDEDGFYYGELNGHKGLVPSNFLEEVPDDVEVFLTDSPSRYPQDTPARIKTKRVPLEKSGPPRRAGSPTVRPRIPGSGPATVGPGSPIRAPLDMYSSSKKKKGLLSKGKTLLQRLGAVK
- the rimbp2b gene encoding RIMS-binding protein 2 isoform X12, with the protein product MREAAERRQQLELEHEQALAVLTAKQQEIEVLQKAQVEAKKEHEGAVHLLENHLDSMQAKVRELEEKCRSQSEQFNLLSKELEKFRIQAGKFDILSTEPLTVCESPGSPNKSLSQLLNGLAAPIGKGNEAPTSRSLISEFIRPLQISGDKPELLSVKPTFLTRGRVSSPAQGFLPEMDKELSSTTRSKPRFTGKVRLCIARYSYNPYDGPNEHPEAELPLVAGKYLYVYGTMDEDGFYEGELLDGQRGLVPSNFVDFIQDGETTSVQHRDTVAKEPGYLNHSSLGSQRLKVGTGTVTGISSLLSDSKLSTSSLGMDLLGSSSNGTGTLDVSTDEVGEDIVPYPRRINLIKQLAKSVIIGWDPPVVPPGWGSISGYNVLVDKELRMSVPYGGRTKSLLEKLNLATNTYRISVQSITDRGPSDELRCTLLVGKDVVVAPYYLRVDSITQVSAELSWMPSSSNYSHTIILNGAEYDMVKAGGYKYKFFNLKPMTVYKVKVVAQPHQVPWQLPMDQREKKEISVEFCTQPAVCVLCSSGPPLPPQEVQVQCGQTPGVLQVRWKPPLLTSSGTSNGASVIGYAVCTKGQKIAEVLYPTADYVTVELNRIQCLEAREIIVRTLSTQGESQDSPVAIIPNNLLGSPRLSHRTTAPMTHPPPQPVHSQTHPPYPSTYPPNHPQPQVQPLPRSQPHTLPHAQPHSQPVCQPPPPPPPHFQRHPMPTSKPLVSAREPETKEHEVGMRKAQPWERSPSPLPPMRGPNLEPPHFQPRRSPSPQRILPQPQGVPITNTIAKAMAREAAQRVFAEGNRVEKRNIFSERGNSLHPVNSDEEEDGYDSPHARRRGASVDEFLRGSELGRQQHHHHYSHSEEYHTESSRGSDLSDIMEEDEEDLYSEMQLEEGRRRSINSHNTLKAYYKRQDLAEERDCWDLQREVVKQKSLRSKRLHSIPEVAEEESDCVDGMGQRICFEDGGRPGTPHTQRRMYPQDNHHAPGKNSRHLQRQRSSPRFTDSRYCYTADERSLVRPNRQNTKSPDSGLDCGSEEEGSLGRGYRGYYAHGSPMRGPVHIIHCEGPVERRALAMGRKRTLTRQCSMEEEYSDLPVTSAKSVHTGDFRNREHFGPGREAGQRNYSREGALSEGRLNELDRVYYSPHREARAQSLSRLNRDQPLIIGNSPSHGNADRLDHSGRSGRVHIGNPPQQRPIPSIEITMDSNSEGSEGNLSPVKEDVYYGSVARRRIWRSMSSEDQSDGFGGRRQGRGRRSLDYYEESEPEEMTRVFVALFDYDPMSMSPNPDAADEELPFKEGQIIKVFGHKDTDGFYRAEVRDRVGLIPCNMVSEIQTEDDDMMDQLLKQGFLPLNTPVEKLERNRRSGRQHPMSTRRMVALYDYDPRESSPNVDVEAELTFCAGDVITVFGEIDEDGFYYGELNGHKGLVPSNFLEEVPDDVEVFLTDSPSRYPQDTPARIKTKRKKSVHFTP